In Paraburkholderia sp. PGU19, the sequence TTCCCGAGTGTCGGCAATGGCCGATTATGCCAGGTCGTTGATTATGGAAAGTAGTCTGCTGAAATCGACGGAAACAGCATGCCGTCATGCGTGATGTATGTCCGTGAGATTTGCATAATTTCAGTGTTCTCAGCGTGGAGCCGAGCGGGCTATGCGTCCATTAGACGCCGTACCACGCCTTCTGCATGTATGTTGCAAGCGTGCACACGTCGGAGCGGGTGCGATTTCCGTCGAGCTAACCCACAAGCTTGAGCCGCCCGCGTTCAATTATTCAGCGGCCAGTATCTCTGCCGGTCGATGCACGCCCACAAAGCTATTCGGACTGTGTCGGTTCCCTCCTGCCTGCGCTAGTACATGCACGCAACCGATTTCCAAGTAGCGAAATTAATCGGCGCTCACGGAAACGGATCTTCTCCACCAACGCCGGTGGTGAACTCGCAAGCGGCCCCCGGGACGCATTGAGTTCACCAGGAAATCGCAGAAATTATGCTCAGCGCGAGCTACCGACACTATCCGCCTTGCCACGCCCCGTGAACCTCTGCGGCAGATTTCTCATACCGCTTTCCATAATCAGCGACTTGGCATAATCTGCATTGTACTAAACCGCTGACGCGGTAGTGGGAGGTTGGCACAGGTCTACGGCTGACGTTTCATGAAGTGGGTCGTCTGGCGCTGAACCCCGGCGAAGCGGTGACCGGTATCGCCAGGAGCAGTATGTGAACGCCCGGTTGGGCATTCCACCCACTGCTTCCAGGAGGCTCGCCATGACGCCACTGCGCCAACGCATGCTGCATGACATGCAGATCCGTAACCTTGCAGAGAATACCCAGAAGTCCTATCTGATTCAGGTATCCAGTTTCGCCCGACACTTCCGCCGTTCGCCCGAACTGCTGGGTCCCGAGGAGATCCGGGCCTGGTTCATCTATCTTCGCGAAGAGCGCAAGCTGGCACCGGCCAGTCTCAGCCCGGCGATCGGTGCACTGCGCTTTCTCTATCGCGTGACGCTTAAACGTGACTGGAGTGACGAGGATTTCCCATTGCCCAGAAAGCCGGTCCGCCTGCCGGTTGTCCTCAGCCTGGAGGAGATCACCACCTTCTTCGACTCGATCCCCAGCCTGAAGCATCGGACCATCCTGATGGTTGCCTACGCAGCCGGCCTGCGCGTGTCGGAAGTCGTCCACCTGAAGGTCACGGACATCGACAGCAAGCGCATGGTCATCCGTGTGAACCAGGGCAAGAACCGCAAGGATCGCTACGTAATGCTCTCGCCGCGTCTGCTCGAGATCCTCAGAACGTACTGGCAAGACGCTCACCCCGCGGCTGGCTGTTTCCCGGTGATATTCCCGGACACCCCATCACGCGGGGCGCCGTCTCGCGAATCTGCGCTCTCGCACGCCAACGATGTGGCATCCGGAAGCCGATAACACCGCATTCCTTGAGACATGCGTTCGCCACGCATCTGCTGGAAGCCGGTACCGATGTGCGCAGGATCCAGCTGCTCATGGGCCATAGGTCCCTCGCGACTACTTCGCGCTACTTGAGAATCGCGACCAGCACCGTGTGTGCCACAGCGAGTCCCTTCGATCTGCTGCCGCACCCCGCACCGATTCCATCGCCGCCACCTGCGCCCGAGTACTTCTGAAGCCGGCGATGCGCCCGGCGCTCGAGGTGGCGGACATCCTTCGCCGCTGTGGTCCACAGTATCGGCAAACCCATGCCGAGGGGCTCACTCGTGTCCAGCGGCGGGTGATGAGTGCGATCGAGCTTTGTCGTACCGCCGCGCTTGGCGGGCATGTCGAGCGGTGCGACGCGTGCGGCCATCAGCGCATCGCCTACGACTCGTGCCTTATGGGGAGTCGTTTCGTATGGGGAGTAGAAGTGTCGAGCGAGCGCGAACCGAGGAGTTCGCGCTCCTGCAACTCTCCATTAAAGCTTCGCCTTGAGCATGGCGATGACCTTGTCGGATGGCCTGAACGAGCCCCTGCGCAGTTCCGGAGGAACGATTGCGTTGAGGGCTTCTAGCTTCTCGGTAGGGTCGGCACGGGTGTAGATTTCAGTAGTAGCCAGATCGCTATGTCCGAGCCAGAGAGACACTTTTCGGATATCGTTCGTGCTCTGCAGTACTATCATTGCGCACGTATGCCTCAAGACGTGCGGCGAAACACGTTTCTGTAACAACGAAGGGCACTTCTGGCTCGCCGCCTCAACGTGATGTTTGAGGACATAGGCAAACCCCCACCGGCTCATCGCCTCACCCCGCGCATTGATGAACAACTCCGGTACTCGGGCCGTTCCCCGTACCGCGATCCACGCACGTAACGCATTGGCGGTCGCCTTCCAGAGGGGGAGCGCACGCTCACGCCGTCCCTTACCATGAACGCGGATGCTCATCGACGTCAGTGCAATATCCGTCATCTGCAACCCCGTCAATTCTGAAACGCGCAGACCACCGCAGATAGCCAGATGCAGCATTGCCCGATCCCGGATTCCCTCACGTGTTGTCGGGTCTGGTGCATCGAGCAAAGCCCGGACTTCCTTTTCTAACAGGTATGGTACCAGCCTCGAGTCCGTCTTCTTGTATGGAATGCAAAGAACACGCCTTATCTGCTCGAGCACGATGGGCTCGCGATACTCGAGGAAGTGGAAGAATGACCTGATTGCTGCCAGTCGCACATTGCGGGTCTCCGGTGAGTTTTTTCGTTCATCTTCAAGATACTCGAGAAACGCACTGATCATTCCGGCGTCGAGCTGCTCCAGCGCGAGTGACGAGGGAGACACCTTAAGCCGTTCCGCGGCAAACTCGAACAGGAGCTGGAAGCTGGAGGCATAAGAGTCGCAGGTGTGTTGACTGGCACCTCTCTGATGTGCGAGGGTCTCGCGAAGGAATGCCGAGACGTGGGGAGCTAATGGAGTCATTTCTGTTCTCCGATGAGGAAGTCCTCGGCGGTGGCCGCAATATCGCGCAAGAGCTCCGGAGTGGCTTCGAGGTACCAGTAGGTGTCCTTGATGTTGGCGTGCCCCAAGTACGTCGCAAGGGCCAGCATGTGCTGCCCGACGCGGTCCCGGCCTTCAGGGCTCGCTTCGAGTGCACGAATGGCGAACGTGTGCCTGAGCCCATGCAACCGTGGGCTCTGACCGTTGTAGGAAGGGCCAATGCAAGCCAGTTTCAGCAGCTTCCGGAACGTCCAGTAGGCAATGGTGTACCTGAGTGGATGACCGTCGTCATCAACAAACACATGGTCATCGCCCGGATGTGCCAGTCGCCGCATCGTAAGATACTTGTGCAGACCCTCCGTCGCCGTATCGTGCAGAGGAACCAGACGACTCTTCTGGAATTTGCTCTTTCGAATGACGAGCCCCTCCGGCGTAATGTCGGCAGACCGTAGATTCAGGGCTTCCGATACGCGCAGACCAGTGGCGGACAGCAGAGCGATCAACGCAGCATATGTCTGTGGGCGCAAGGCATTGGTGGGCTCGAGTTTCAGCGCAGCGTCGATCAGTCGTTCAATGTCGGTCCGTGTATAAATGTACGGAGCCCGCCGTATCTTTCGGTAGGCGAAGTACCGCGCAGGCGGCAACTCATGGTTCTGATCCTCGATGGACAGGTACCGCGCGAATCTGCATACGGTCCTCAGCCGCGCGTCACGCTGGGCTACCGACGCAGCCTCAGTTGCCCAGTCGATAGCAGTCTGTGCGCGGACGTGCGTTTCACCGCGATTGGCTGCAAAGCGCGCGAAGCTACGCAACAGATATTCCACGTTCGACATCTTGAATCCCGCGACACGACAAGCAGCGAGATAGGACTCCACGGCGGACATCATTTCATCACCTCCGGCCACGGCTGGGCGATTCGCCTTAGAAGTGCAAAGTCAATCCTGGCGTAATAGGCCGTCGTGTCGATACCGCGGTGCCTGAGAATCATGCCGATCTGGTCGAGGGGAAGACCATGACGCAACATCTCGGTCGCCGCTGTGTGTCGCAGCAGATGTGCGCCC encodes:
- a CDS encoding tyrosine-type recombinase/integrase; the protein is MMSAVESYLAACRVAGFKMSNVEYLLRSFARFAANRGETHVRAQTAIDWATEAASVAQRDARLRTVCRFARYLSIEDQNHELPPARYFAYRKIRRAPYIYTRTDIERLIDAALKLEPTNALRPQTYAALIALLSATGLRVSEALNLRSADITPEGLVIRKSKFQKSRLVPLHDTATEGLHKYLTMRRLAHPGDDHVFVDDDGHPLRYTIAYWTFRKLLKLACIGPSYNGQSPRLHGLRHTFAIRALEASPEGRDRVGQHMLALATYLGHANIKDTYWYLEATPELLRDIAATAEDFLIGEQK
- a CDS encoding tyrosine-type recombinase/integrase gives rise to the protein MTPLAPHVSAFLRETLAHQRGASQHTCDSYASSFQLLFEFAAERLKVSPSSLALEQLDAGMISAFLEYLEDERKNSPETRNVRLAAIRSFFHFLEYREPIVLEQIRRVLCIPYKKTDSRLVPYLLEKEVRALLDAPDPTTREGIRDRAMLHLAICGGLRVSELTGLQMTDIALTSMSIRVHGKGRRERALPLWKATANALRAWIAVRGTARVPELFINARGEAMSRWGFAYVLKHHVEAASQKCPSLLQKRVSPHVLRHTCAMIVLQSTNDIRKVSLWLGHSDLATTEIYTRADPTEKLEALNAIVPPELRRGSFRPSDKVIAMLKAKL